From one Lotus japonicus ecotype B-129 chromosome 3, LjGifu_v1.2 genomic stretch:
- the LOC130746111 gene encoding gibberellin 20-oxidase-like protein codes for MSKSKPYADLPILDISQPIQPSSLTSLSRACKDWGFFHIINHEISKDLCSQLHSLSKYIFNLPSDTKLKLGPFSSIKSYTPHFIASPFFESLRINGPNFYVSAKSSEDILFQEQSSKFSETLEEYCSKMAGLSENILKLVLMSLGDGFEKLFYDSEFKKCHGYLRINNYSALEAEKSVEDQVEGLGMHTDMSCITILYQDEIGGLQVRSHDDEGKWIDITPSEGSLVVNIGDMMQAWSNDKLRSSEHRVVLKQPMNRFSLAFFWCFEDEKVVLAPEEVVGEGNKRVYSPFVCSEYLKFRENNERGRFEKVGYTVRDFAGIKI; via the exons ATGTCAAAGTCCAAACCTTATGCTGATCTTCCTATTTTGGACATTTCACAGCCAATACAGCCATCTTCTCTAACCTCTCTCTCTAGAGCCTGCAAAGACTGGGGATTTTTCCACATAATCAACCATGAAATCTCCAAAGATCTTTGCAGCCAGCTCCATTCATTATCCAAATACATCTTCAACCTCCCTTCTGATACTAAGCTTAAGCTTGGTCCTTTCTCTTCTATAAAATCTTACACCCCTCACTTCATTGCTTCTCCATTCTTTGAAAGCCTCAGAATTAATGGACCGAACTTCTATGTTTCTGCAAAGAGCTCTGAAGATATCCTGTTTCAGGAACAGAGTTCAAAATTCAG TGAGACACTTGAGGAATATTGCAGTAAGATGGCAGGTTTGTCAGAAAATATtctgaagcttgtgttgatgagcTTAGGGGATGGCTTTGAGAAGTTGTTCTATGATTCTGAATTCAAGAAGTGCCATGGTTACTTGAGGATAAACAACTACTCTGCTCTAGAAGCAGAAAAAAGTGTGGAAGATCAAGTTGAGGGTCTTGGGATGCACACTGATATGAGCTGCATTACTATCCTATATCAAGATGAAATTGGAGGGCTTCAAGTTAGATCACATGATGATGAAGGAAAGTGGATTGACATAACCCCATCTGAAGGGTCCCTTGTGGTGAACATAGGAGACATGATGCAAGCTTGGAGCAATGACAAATTAAGATCCTCTGAGCACAGAGTTGTTTTGAAGCAACCTATGAATAGATTTTCATTGGCTTTCTTTTGGTGCTTTGAGGATGAGAAGGTAGTTTTGGCACCAGAAGAAGTGGTTGGAGAAGGAAACAAGAGGGTGTATAGCCCTTTTGTGTGCTCAGAGTATTTGAAATTCAGAGAGAACAATGAAAGAGGAAGATTTGAGAAGGTGGGTTACACAGTCAGGGATTTTGCTGGGATCAAGATTTGA
- the LOC130746112 gene encoding transcription factor EGL1-like isoform X2, producing MAIGSPKHEKKMQEKNLSAQLAVAVRSIQWSYGIFWAPSTTQQRELEWRDGYYNGDIKTMKTVQTMETKADKIGLQRSEQLRELYKFLLVGEADPLAKRPSASLSPEDLSDSEWYYLVCMSFVFYPNQSLPGKALETGETVWLCNAQQADSKFFSRSLLAKSASIQTVVCFPYLGGVIEIGTTELVSEDPNLIQHVKACFLEISKPTCSDKSSSAHDKPHDDNKYPTCTKGDHEVLDKIPMENSCSFAEELKFDEYPGRELQDDDNNEDCDMDGFSDGGCDHYESMIEGINEGGSSQVHFVNEGGDINGAPDSSSSCDCRSEASENHGKKDSKNVIQIQQKELQDCDDNSKSSSLDIGADEVLYYTRTLCAVLGNSSSFAQNLCASKSSFVKWNKGGVSERKWPRLQQMMLKKTLFDVPFMHLSCSSLKLQKENGRKEWTSKLENADNFMGNVFSDKKRESRNIQVEKISVLGDTIQYLKKLEARVEELESYMDTTATGARTRRKCPDVQEQISDNYGPSNIYMGMKKSRINKRKACDIDDIDTGLDMIVSEEDKPLDVKVNMKEEEVLIEMKCPYREYILYDIMDAISNLHIDAHTVDSSTADGVLTFKLKSKFRGAATAPVRMIKEALWKVSGKI from the exons ATGGCCATTGGGAGCCCAAAGCATGAGAAGAAGATGCAGGAAAAGAACCTGAGTGCACAACTAGCTGTTGCAGTCAGAAGTATTCAATGGAGCTATGGAATTTTCTGGGCACCTTCAACCACTCAACAAAG AGAACTGGAATGGAGGGATGGGTACTACAATGGAGACATTAAGACAATGAAGACAGTGCAAACCATGGAAACTAAGGCTGATAAAATAGGCCTGCAGAGGAGTGAACAACTGAGAGAACTATACAAGTTTCTTCTTGTAGGTGAAGCTGACCCACTAGCTAAAAGACCTTCTGCTTCATTATCTCCAGAGGATCTCTCAGATTCAGAGTGGTATTACTTGGTTTGCATGTCCTTTGTGTTCTACCCCAACCAAAG TTTGCCTGGAAAAGCACTAGAAACTGGTGAAACAGTGTGGCTATGCAATGCTCAGCAGGCAGATAGTAAATTTTTCTCTCGTTCTTTGCTAGCAAAG AGTGCCTCTATTCAG ACAGTGGTGTGTTTTCCCTATCTTGGAGGTGTCATTGAGATAGGAACAACTGAACTG GTATCTGAGGATCCTAATCTCATTCAACATGTGAAGGCATGCTTCTTAGAAATCTCAAAGCCTACATGTTCTGATAAATCATCCTCTGCCCATGACAAACCACATGATGACAACAAATATCCAACATGCACCAAGGGTGACCATGAGGTTTTAGACAAAATTCCCATGGAGAACTCATGTTCCTTTGCAGAAGAACTCAAATTTGATGAATATCCTGGCAGGGAGTTACAAGATGATGATAACAATGAAGATTGTGACATGGATGGATTCTCTGATGGTGGTTGTGATCATTATGAATCCATGATAGAGGGCATCAACGAGGGTGGTTCTTCTCAAGTTCATTTTGTGAATGAAGGTGGTGACATCAATGGTGCCCCAGATTCCTCTAGTTCTTGTGATTGTAGGTCTGAGGCTTCTGAGAACCATGGTAAGAAGGATTCTAAAAATGTAATCCAAATTCAACAAAAGGAGCTTCAAGACTGTGATGATAACTCAAAAAGTAGCTCTTTGGATATTGGAGCTGATGAAGTTTTGTACTACACAAGAACTCTCTGTGCTGTTCTGGGAAATTCATCAAGTTTTGCACAAAATCTATGTGCAAGTAAATCTAGTTTTGTGAAATGGAATAAAGGAGGAGTTTCTGAAAGGAAGTGGCCGCGGTTGCAACAAATGATGTTAAAGAAGACTTTGTTTGATGTCCCTTTTATGCACCTAAGTTGCTCCTCTCTCAAATTACaaaaagaaaatggaagaaaagaatgGACTTCTAAATTGGAAAATGCTGATAATTTCATGGGGAATGTCTTCTCTGATAAGAAAAGAGAATCTAGAAACATTCAG GTGGAGAAGATTTCAGTTCTTGGTGACACAATTCAATACTTGAAAAAGCTTGAGGCAAGAGTGGAAGAACTAGAATCTTACATGGACACTACAGCTACTGGAGCAAGAACCAGAAGAAAATGCCCAGATGTGCAAGAGCAGATATCAGATAACTATGGCCCCAGTAATATTTACATGGGAATGAAAAAATCTAGGATAAACAAGAGGAAGGCTTGTGATATTGATGACATAGACACAGGGCTAGACATGATTGTTTCTGAAGAAGATAAGCCATTGGATGTGAAAGTCAACATGAAGGAGGAAGAGGTTCTGATTGAGATGAAATGTCCTTACAGGGAATACATATTGTATGATATCATGGATGCCATAAGCAATCTGCATATAGATGCACACACAGTTGATTCATCAACAGCTGATGGTGTTCTCACATTTAAACTTAAATCCAAG TTTCGAGGAGCAGCAACTGCGCCAGTGCGGATGATCAAAGAAGCACTCTGGAAAGTATCTGGAAAGATTTGA
- the LOC130746112 gene encoding transcription factor EGL1-like isoform X1: MAIGSPKHEKKMQEKNLSAQLAVAVRSIQWSYGIFWAPSTTQQRELEWRDGYYNGDIKTMKTVQTMETKADKIGLQRSEQLRELYKFLLVGEADPLAKRPSASLSPEDLSDSEWYYLVCMSFVFYPNQSLPGKALETGETVWLCNAQQADSKFFSRSLLAKSASIQTVVCFPYLGGVIEIGTTELVSEDPNLIQHVKACFLEISKPTCSDKSSSAHDKPHDDNKYPTCTKGDHEVLDKIPMENSCSFAEELKFDEYPGRELQDDDNNEDCDMDGFSDGGCDHYESMIEGINEGGSSQVHFVNEGGDINGAPDSSSSCDCRSEASENHGKKDSKNVIQIQQKELQDCDDNSKSSSLDIGADEVLYYTRTLCAVLGNSSSFAQNLCASKSSFVKWNKGGVSERKWPRLQQMMLKKTLFDVPFMHLSCSSLKLQKENGRKEWTSKLENADNFMGNVFSDKKRESRNIQVLKSVAPSACEVEKISVLGDTIQYLKKLEARVEELESYMDTTATGARTRRKCPDVQEQISDNYGPSNIYMGMKKSRINKRKACDIDDIDTGLDMIVSEEDKPLDVKVNMKEEEVLIEMKCPYREYILYDIMDAISNLHIDAHTVDSSTADGVLTFKLKSKFRGAATAPVRMIKEALWKVSGKI; encoded by the exons ATGGCCATTGGGAGCCCAAAGCATGAGAAGAAGATGCAGGAAAAGAACCTGAGTGCACAACTAGCTGTTGCAGTCAGAAGTATTCAATGGAGCTATGGAATTTTCTGGGCACCTTCAACCACTCAACAAAG AGAACTGGAATGGAGGGATGGGTACTACAATGGAGACATTAAGACAATGAAGACAGTGCAAACCATGGAAACTAAGGCTGATAAAATAGGCCTGCAGAGGAGTGAACAACTGAGAGAACTATACAAGTTTCTTCTTGTAGGTGAAGCTGACCCACTAGCTAAAAGACCTTCTGCTTCATTATCTCCAGAGGATCTCTCAGATTCAGAGTGGTATTACTTGGTTTGCATGTCCTTTGTGTTCTACCCCAACCAAAG TTTGCCTGGAAAAGCACTAGAAACTGGTGAAACAGTGTGGCTATGCAATGCTCAGCAGGCAGATAGTAAATTTTTCTCTCGTTCTTTGCTAGCAAAG AGTGCCTCTATTCAG ACAGTGGTGTGTTTTCCCTATCTTGGAGGTGTCATTGAGATAGGAACAACTGAACTG GTATCTGAGGATCCTAATCTCATTCAACATGTGAAGGCATGCTTCTTAGAAATCTCAAAGCCTACATGTTCTGATAAATCATCCTCTGCCCATGACAAACCACATGATGACAACAAATATCCAACATGCACCAAGGGTGACCATGAGGTTTTAGACAAAATTCCCATGGAGAACTCATGTTCCTTTGCAGAAGAACTCAAATTTGATGAATATCCTGGCAGGGAGTTACAAGATGATGATAACAATGAAGATTGTGACATGGATGGATTCTCTGATGGTGGTTGTGATCATTATGAATCCATGATAGAGGGCATCAACGAGGGTGGTTCTTCTCAAGTTCATTTTGTGAATGAAGGTGGTGACATCAATGGTGCCCCAGATTCCTCTAGTTCTTGTGATTGTAGGTCTGAGGCTTCTGAGAACCATGGTAAGAAGGATTCTAAAAATGTAATCCAAATTCAACAAAAGGAGCTTCAAGACTGTGATGATAACTCAAAAAGTAGCTCTTTGGATATTGGAGCTGATGAAGTTTTGTACTACACAAGAACTCTCTGTGCTGTTCTGGGAAATTCATCAAGTTTTGCACAAAATCTATGTGCAAGTAAATCTAGTTTTGTGAAATGGAATAAAGGAGGAGTTTCTGAAAGGAAGTGGCCGCGGTTGCAACAAATGATGTTAAAGAAGACTTTGTTTGATGTCCCTTTTATGCACCTAAGTTGCTCCTCTCTCAAATTACaaaaagaaaatggaagaaaagaatgGACTTCTAAATTGGAAAATGCTGATAATTTCATGGGGAATGTCTTCTCTGATAAGAAAAGAGAATCTAGAAACATTCAGGTACTCAAATCTGTGGCTCCTTCTGCATGTGAG GTGGAGAAGATTTCAGTTCTTGGTGACACAATTCAATACTTGAAAAAGCTTGAGGCAAGAGTGGAAGAACTAGAATCTTACATGGACACTACAGCTACTGGAGCAAGAACCAGAAGAAAATGCCCAGATGTGCAAGAGCAGATATCAGATAACTATGGCCCCAGTAATATTTACATGGGAATGAAAAAATCTAGGATAAACAAGAGGAAGGCTTGTGATATTGATGACATAGACACAGGGCTAGACATGATTGTTTCTGAAGAAGATAAGCCATTGGATGTGAAAGTCAACATGAAGGAGGAAGAGGTTCTGATTGAGATGAAATGTCCTTACAGGGAATACATATTGTATGATATCATGGATGCCATAAGCAATCTGCATATAGATGCACACACAGTTGATTCATCAACAGCTGATGGTGTTCTCACATTTAAACTTAAATCCAAG TTTCGAGGAGCAGCAACTGCGCCAGTGCGGATGATCAAAGAAGCACTCTGGAAAGTATCTGGAAAGATTTGA